In Rhodothermales bacterium, the genomic stretch CTGGGATCGGGAGTGTGGTTGATGTGGTGCGCGGGTTCCGGATCGCGGTAAAGATGGTCCTCGCGGCACGCTCGCACGATGCGATCGTGTTCGTTACGACCACCGGTCTGTTTCAGCGATTGATGCCCGTCATCCGATTCGTGCGTCGCCGCTACCAGATTCCGTTCTTCCTCTGGTTCAGCGGCGGCGTGGTGCATGATGTCGTCCGCACCCTGCCGCCGGGGCGTCGGCGGCGCCTACTGGCGGACCTGCGGGCGGTCGAGGGCGTGATCGTCGAGACCCGGCAGGTCCTGGACGGTCTGCGTGCGCTGGGTGTCCTCCGGGTGACGGCAGTGCCCAATCCGCGCGTGGTGGACTGGTCGATGGTGCCCCCGCCGCGAAGCTCGCCGGCGGACCCCGCAGGGTTGCGACTCGTGTTTTTCTCTCGGATCGTCGAAGATAAGGGGATTTTTGTGTTGCTTGATGCCGTTGGCCGGGCAGCCGCTTCGGGCGTACCGGTGGCGCTGGACATCTTCGGTTCCATCGATCCCGATCTTGCGGCGACCTTCGACGCGGCCTGTCGCGACACCCCCGGCGCGCAGTATCGGGGCGTTTACCGCGGCGATGCGCCGGCGCTGTTGGCTGGCTACGACGCCGTAGTGTTACCCACCTGGTTTCCACGCGAGGGGCATCCGGGGGTGCTCGTCGAGGCCATGATGGCCGGCGTGCCCGTTGTGACGACACACCACATGGCTATTCCCGAGCTGGTGTCGGATGGCGTAAACGGATTGCTGGTGACGCCGAGGGACGCCGACGCCCTCGCCCGAGCCATTCAGCGACTGGCCGCGTACCCGGATGAGCGGTTCGTAATGGGCGCCGCGCATCGGAGCCGGCTCGCGCGGCACGATGCCGCGGAGGCGGCTGGCAAGCTTCTTGAAATGATCGAGCCCGAACGCAGCCGTGAGGTCGTAAACCGGGTATGAAGATCCTTTTTATCGGCAACAATTTCCCGCCGGAAACGGCGCCGCTCGCACAGCGATTGTACGAGCACGCCCGGCAATGGGTGGATGACGGTCATGCGGTTGTCGTCATGGCGGATGTCCCCAACTTCCCGGAGGGAGTCATATACCCCGGCTACCGGAACCGGTATTCCCGCGAGACGATGGACGGCATCGACGTCGTTCGCGTGCCGCTTTACGTTACTAAAAACGCCGGCACCCTGAAGCGGATTGCTAGCTTCATCAGCTTCATGATATCCGTCATCGGGTACAGCCGGAAGGTTCGTGCGCGGCCGGATGTAGTGGTGGCCAGTTCCCCGCAGTTTTTTTCGGCGATCGCCGGCCTGGTCGTCGCTCGCCTCAAACGAGCACCGTATGTGCTGGAGATTCGCGACCTCTGGCCGGAGTCGATTGTGGCGGTAGATGCGATGCCGCGGAATGCCATCATCCGATTTTTTGAGCGGATCGAGCGGTATCTGTACGTCAAGGCGGACCATATCGTCGTCGTCACCAACGCGTTCAAGCGGTTCATCGTCGATAAGGGGATCGACCCCGGCAAGATCACCGTGCTCAAGAACGGGGCGGATCTGGAGGCGTACGGCCGGCCGCTCGACGGATTGGAGCTAGAGCGGATCCGCGACGAGTTCGGTCTCCGCGGCAAATTCGTCGCGTCGTACATCGGGACGATCGGCATGGCGCATCGGGCCGACATCCTCCTGGAGGCGGCCCAGCAGTGCACGGACCCGGACATTGTCTTTCTGGTGATGGGCACCGGCGCCGAGCGCGACGCCCTGGCAGCTAGACAGACCGCGCTTCAGCTGCCCAATTTTCGCCTGATCGACAAACAGTCCCGGGAGCGTGTGGCGTATT encodes the following:
- a CDS encoding glycosyltransferase family 4 protein, with amino-acid sequence MPELDRIDAPKVLFVGPLPPPIGGYAALFEALIAAWAQRAGVAYSVVNTSPGRIKSHPGIGSVVDVVRGFRIAVKMVLAARSHDAIVFVTTTGLFQRLMPVIRFVRRRYQIPFFLWFSGGVVHDVVRTLPPGRRRRLLADLRAVEGVIVETRQVLDGLRALGVLRVTAVPNPRVVDWSMVPPPRSSPADPAGLRLVFFSRIVEDKGIFVLLDAVGRAAASGVPVALDIFGSIDPDLAATFDAACRDTPGAQYRGVYRGDAPALLAGYDAVVLPTWFPREGHPGVLVEAMMAGVPVVTTHHMAIPELVSDGVNGLLVTPRDADALARAIQRLAAYPDERFVMGAAHRSRLARHDAAEAAGKLLEMIEPERSREVVNRV
- a CDS encoding glycosyltransferase family 4 protein → MKILFIGNNFPPETAPLAQRLYEHARQWVDDGHAVVVMADVPNFPEGVIYPGYRNRYSRETMDGIDVVRVPLYVTKNAGTLKRIASFISFMISVIGYSRKVRARPDVVVASSPQFFSAIAGLVVARLKRAPYVLEIRDLWPESIVAVDAMPRNAIIRFFERIERYLYVKADHIVVVTNAFKRFIVDKGIDPGKITVLKNGADLEAYGRPLDGLELERIRDEFGLRGKFVASYIGTIGMAHRADILLEAAQQCTDPDIVFLVMGTGAERDALAARQTALQLPNFRLIDKQSRERVAYFLALSDVCVVHLKATPLFRTVIPSKLFEAMAMRKPILLGVEGESKELVEEADAGIAFTPEDVAGLVAGVERLRNDTALYLRLATHGHAYVHRHHDRRELARRYAALLGDVAGSPIQHEKCNVRNEKVQNAK